The genomic DNA ATGGTCAATTCCTGCAAACTGGAATTTACGTGCACAAATGGTCATTGGTTCCATTGAAGCGCCAGCTGGCGAAAAAGAATACATGGAAGATAGTGCTCGTTTTAAAGAATTCAACTAAATCATTGCTTTAGTAAAACGAAGAGGAAAGGAGTGAAAGCAAATGGTTCAAGCATTACCAAGTAATATTGGGATTCAACAAGTCACTTTGAAAGTGGCTGATTTAGATAAAATGGTAAACTTTTATACGAAAACAATTGGCTTAAAACTTTTAAAACAAGGAGAGGGACGTGCTTGGCTAGCGCCACAAGGCACCAACGATGCAATTCTTGTCTTAAAAGAACTAACAGCTGGGGAAGAAAGTCAGGGTACCACTGGCTTGTACCATATTGCTTTCCTGCTACCAACCCGCAAAGATTTAGGCAATATGTTGCTGTGGCTTTTGCAGGAAAATGTGCAAATTGGCGCAGCAGATCATGGCTATAGTGAAGCCCTTTACTTAAGTGATCCAGAAAATAATGGCATCGAAATTTATTGGGATAAACCAGAAGAAGTCTGGGATATTCGTCCAAATGGTGAAATTATCGGTGTGACAGAAGAATTAGACGGTGATAGTTTAGCTGCAGAAGCTGACGGTCACTGGCTAGGAATTTCCGAAGGTTCTAAAATTGGGCACATTCATTTGAAAGTGGCCGATTTAGATACCACTGAAACGTTCTATAAAAATTTAGGGTTTGGCTTAAAGTCTAACTTTGGTCAACAAGCGAAGTTTTTTGCAGCGGGTCAGTACCATCATCATATTGGGACAAATACATGGAGCGGCAAACAGCTGCCAACGATTCAAGAAAATCAATTTGGCTTAGAAAATTACACCTTCCGTTTACCAACTGCGGCAGATTTAGAGATCGTCCAAGCCAATGCGGAAGAAGCAAAGTTACATTTTATTGCCAAAGATCATTTACTTGCGTTAGAAGATCCTAGCGGCATGATTATTCAATTTACCTATTAAAACCACTCTCAAACTAGCCCTTCGTTAGAAAATGAAGGACTAGTTTTTTTGTCTTTTTTTTGCATTGTTTTGCATTTGTTTGCAAAATGATGCAAAAGGTGCTATCTTTACTTAGAAGAGGTGAGGAAGCATGTTGATTGAAGAACGTTTAGCCAAGATTCAAAAAATAGTGAATGAACAAAAAAGTATTTCCATGGAAGCGTTAGCGGAGCAAGTCTCCGTTTCAAAAGATACTATTCGGCGAGATTTAATTCGTTTAGAAAAGGAAGGACATTTAAAGAGAACGCACGGTGGCGCTATCTCAGTTCAGTCTGAAGCAACTATTTACGATTATGCTCAACGAATAATGAAGCATCCAGAGAAAAAACAAGCGATTGCCCAAAAAGTTTGGGCAAATATTCCCAAACAAGCGTCCATTTTTTTTGATTCATCAACCACGGTGGAAGCAGCTATTCGAGCGATGGAAAATAGTCCGATTCACGCGATCACGAACTCTCTCAGTCATGCGCTACTTCTAGCGCAAATGGATCAGACAAAAATTACAGTATTACCTGGGCAACTGCATAAACAACAACTCTTTTTGTTTGGGGCAGAAACAGTCGCTAAGGTTGGGGAATTTGCCCCCGACTATACATTATTAGGTGTGTTTGCGTTATCTGAACAAGGATTATTTATTCACACAGAAGAAGAAGGTCAAGTCAAACGGCGAATGATTCAACAAGGCAAACAAGTCATTGCCTTAGCAGACCAAACGAAATTAAACAAAACGGGTTTATTTAAAATTTGCGAATTAACAGAAATTGATTGTTTAGTGACAGATACACGACCTGATGAAAAATTCTGTGAGCAATTAGCGCAAGCAGGCGTAACGTTGATTGTCGCAGATGAATAATGGAGGATAATAATGAAGCGAAAAATTAATTATACACATATTGCTGAACCTACTGTTTTTGAGAATGTTTTTCCAACGTATTTGACGAATGAAACGATGATGGCGCGTAAGCAGAAAGTATTACAACGAATGGAAACAGAAAAATTCGATCAATTGGTCTTCTATGCAGACAAAGAGCATGGCAGTAATTTTGAATACTTAACTGGCTTTATTCCGAGGTTTGAAGAAGGACTCCTTGTGTTAAATAAGGATGGTGCGACGACACTTATTTTAGGCAATGAAAATTTAAAACTGTGCCAACATGCCCGCATCTCAGCCGATTTAATTCATTATCCAGCTTTTTCGCTACCTAATCAACCAATGGCTGGGGAACAAAAGTTGTCGCAGATTTTTGAAACGCTTCTCGATGAAACTGCTCAAAAAATAGGTATCGTTGGTTGGAAAATGTTTACGACACAACAGCAAGAACCCGCTACGATGTTTGATGTGCCACATTTTATTGTCGAAGCACTGAAAAAAGCGCTGCCGAAAGAAGCTCGTTTACTAAATGGGACCCACTTATTGATTGGAGCAAAGGGGGCCCGCACAACAAATAATGCCAACGAATTGGCGCACTATGAATATGGGGCGAATTTGGCTTCTCGCAGTATGTTAAAGGCCTTAAATGCAATTGAAGTAGGACAGCGTGAAACGGACATTGGGGCTTTGTTAAATGATGAAGGTCAAACGCCGACGGTAGTAACCATTGCGGCAACTGGTCAACGTTTTGAATATGCAAACATGTATCCGACTGCCAAAGAAATTCAGTTAGGTGATGCCTTATCATTAACTACAGGCTACAAAGGCGGCTTGTCTAGCCGAACAGGTTTTGTTATTGAAAACGAGCAGCAATTGCCAGAAGCGCAACGTGATTATTTAGAGCGCGTAGCAAAACCCTATTTTCAAGCTGTCGTTCACTGGCTTGAAACCATTCGAATCGGACTGTTAGGGCGAGAAATGTACCAAGCGATTGAAGAACAGTTACCAAAAGAAATCTATCACTGGCATTTGAATCCTGGGCATTTAGTTTCGGATGATGAATGGATGTCGTCGCCTATTTATCCAGATTCAGCCATTCGCTTGGAAAGTGGCATGCTCTTTCAAGTGGATATTATTCCTTCTGTACCTGGTTATACAGGGGTGAGTGCAGAAGAATGTGTGGCTTTGGCTGATGAAACATTGCAAAAAGAGATTCAGCAAACTTATCCAGACATGTGGCAACGGATTGCGACACGCAAAGCCTATTTAAAAGAGACATTGAAGATTGACTTACCAACGGAGGTTTTACCAATGTCTAATTTAGTTGGTTACTTACGGCCTTTTTATTTAGCTAAAGACAAAGCTTTGTGTGTAGAAAAACCAGCGCTTAAATGAATAGGCTCCTTTTTTTGAGTTTCTTTTGGGCCTTATTTATAATCAATATAGCGAAGGAAGAACACCAGAAGAGAGGCGTGATGGTAAATGCACTATCCTGAACATCTGAAAAAAGCAGTTTTAGCTAAAGCGAAAGACTTACCATTAGAAGGTTTTGTGGAAGGTCAAGGCCCGCAACAGCCAAAAGTGATGCTGATTGGGGAAGCCCCTGGAAAAGAAGAAATTAAAGAAAACGTACCATTTATAGGGCGTTCAGGTCAATTGTTGATGGAACAATTACAACAAGTTGGCTTAAGTCGTGAAACGGTGTATATCACCAGTGCGGTTAGGAGTCGACCTTTTTCTGTAAAAACGAAGCAGATTGCAAAAACGGGAGAAAGAGTAACCAAATTTCCTAATCGAACGCCAACCAAAGAAGAAATCAAAATTTTTGCGCCTTTGCTTGATTGGGAAATCGCTGTTTGCCAACCTGAACTAATTTTGACACTGGGGAATATTGGGTTGCAACGACTTTTAGGACCAAAGCCAACAATCACTGCAGTGCACGGAACGGTCATTCAGTCGCCCATTCAAACATTTGATGAGCAATCACAAAATTATCATTGGACGCAGAAAACCTATCAAATCATTCCACTCTTCCATCCAGCGGCTGTCTTTTATAATTATCGTTTAAAAGAAGTCGTGAAAGAAGATTGGCAAGTGGTTCAAAAACAACTGCAACTGCTTAAGAAAGTTTAAAATGAGAAAAATAAAAGGATGGTTGTTTTTTCGAAGAGAGAATGCTACCCTAGAAGTATCAATAAATAGACAGATTATTTAATCGCTGGGTTGAATAATTGAAGGATTCTGATTTTTGCGTAAGCCTTGAAGCAAAAAGAATGAGTCCTTTTTTTGTTAGAAGGAGATTTGGGTATGGAGCAAACACAGCAAAACCATTTTACTGCGTTGTTTTATAAAAATGTTCTGTTAGGAATTTTAAGTATGGCGGCGCAATCAATTTTTATTTTGGCGGACACATTTTTCATTGCAAATGGGATCGGCACCGAGGCGTTGGCGGGGCTTAACATTGTCTTACCACTCGTTAATATTATTAATGGATTAGGTTGGATGTTTGGCGTTGGCGGCGCTACGTTGTTTTCGACCACGGTTGCGCAAAAAGAAATCAAAAAAGCCAATCAGTATTTTAGTTTAACGATTGGGTTAGTTTTCGTTATAGGGAGTCTCTTTACTTTAGTGAGCTTGATTTTTTCCGATCAAATTATTCGGGGGCTTCAGGGGACCGGTGTCTTGTTTGGTTTGGCAAAGGAATATTATATGATTTACCTTAGCTGTTCATTATTATTTATTTTTAACAATTGCCTGATTACTTTTTTAAGAAATGACCATAATCCTCGTTTGGCAACGATTGCTTTTGTCAGTGGGGGAATTGTCAACATTATTTTGGATTATGTCTTTATTTATCAATTTGGGTGGGGTATGGCAGGTGCGGCCATTGCAACGGTGATGTCACCGTTAACAAGCTTAATCCTGATTACGTTGCATAAGTGGTCGCCGCAACGAGTTTTACGTTTTGAAAAGTTTAAAGTGAAATTTCAGGATGTTCGAGAAATTATGTCGATTGGTTTTTCCTCCTTTTTAAATGAATTTTCTTCGGCCTTTGTCATGTTTTTATTTAATATTGTTTTGTTAAACTTAGTTGGTCATGTGGCGATTTCAGCTTATGCGATTGTTGCCAACCTCAATATTATTGTGATTGCCATTTTTACAGGGATTGGGCAAGGGGCGCAATCATTACTCAGCCGATACTATGGTTTAGGGGAAACGAAGGTGTTGCGTAAATTTGTTAAACTTAGCTTTATTACGTACTTGGTCGCCGGCTTCCTGTTCTTTTTAATCAGTCAAGTGTTTACGGGACAAATTATTGAGGTCTTTAATAGCGAAGGAAACGATCAGTTGGCGCAAATTGCTAGGACAGCCATCCGCTTATATGCGATTTCCTTCTTGTTTACAGGATTGAATTTTATGGGGATTTATTACTTTTCGGCAGTTCGTAAACCGAAAATGGCGCTAATGATTTCCTCTTTGCGTGGGTTCTTTTTAATTGTGCCAGTTTTATTTATTTTGGTGAAATTACTAGGATTAACCGGTGTTTGGTTAGCCATGCCCGTAGTTGAATTTGTTACGTTTGGACTAATGCTTGTGGGCTATCTGGCGTATCGAAACTATTTGAAAAAAGAGAAGCAGTAACCTGATGTTGGTTACTGCTTCTTTTTTGCTTAGTTTACATAGTTTTCAGTTAAAGTCATGAATTGTTCCACATCTTTTAGGACTTGATCAATGCCGGCTTGCCAGAAATCAGGTTTTGTTAAGTCAACATTTAAATGTTTTTTCGCTAATTCTTCGCTTGTCATCGAAGCAGTGTCTCTTAATAACGCAATGTATTGGTCTTCAAAAGAACTGCCTTGTTGATTGGCATACGCATAGATACCCATGCTGAATAGATAGCCAAAAGTATATGGGAAATTATAGAAAGGCACATCATCAATAAAGAAGTGCAATTTGCTCGCCCAGAAATGAGGATGATAACTGCCAAGACTATCTTTGTAGCTTTCTTTTTGCGCCGCTAACATTAATTCAGTAATATCTTCTTCCGCTACTAAACCTTTTTGGCGCGCTTGATAAAAATTATTTTCAAAGATAAAACGCGCATGAATGTTCATAAACATGGCAATGGCATTTTGCATTTTTGTGTCTAAAAGGTTAATCTTTTCAACATCTGATTTGGCCTCTTTTAAGGTGGCGTCAGCAACAATCAATTCTGCAAAGGTACTAGCCGTTTCTGCTACGTTCATGGCATACTCTCGATTCAATGAAGGTAAATCCCACATCACGCTACTATGGAAAGCGTGACCTAATTCATGGGCTAAAGTAGCTACTTCGTTGATTGAATTGCCAAAGGTCATGAAAATACGCGACTCTTGTGTTTCAGGTAATTCTGTACAATAACCCCCAGGACGTTTGCCTGGACGATCTTCAGCTTCAATCCAACTTTTTTCAAAAGCCATCTGGGCAAAATCAGCCATTTTTGGACTGAATTTACGGAAATTTTCTAAAATAAAGGCAGCGGCTTGATCAAAGGAATACGTTTTTTCTTCTAAATCACCTAAAATAATTGGTGCATCTTGGTCTTGCCAATCCATTTTTTCTTTGCCGAATAATTGCGCTTTGCGCGTTAGAAAGTCGACGAATGGTTGTTTATTTTTTTGGATAGTTTCCCACATAACCGTTAATGTTTCTTGACTCATTCGATTATAGTTTAAGGGATTTTCTAAATAATCTGTAGTGCCATGCAATTTGTAATCAGATAAACGGAACCCATCCAAGTGATTTAGGGTGTCTGCTAAAATTGAAGCTTTGCCACTCCAAGCTTTCTCCCAGGCTGTAAACAAACGTTGACGAACCTCTTTGTCAGGATCTCCCATCATGCGGTTAAAGGCTTGGCCTGCAGATAGTTCTGTCACAGAGCCATCTTTTTCTTCGAAAGGAATCACAATGGAAGCAACAATCGTATCGTAATGTGTACTCCAAGCATTTAACCCATCTAGAGAAAGCGTATTGATGATATTTTCTTCTTGTTCGGAAAGCAGTTTTTTTCCATCACGGCGTAATTCATTTAAGCGAAAAGCCATTGTTTTGAACGGTTCTTCGGCTAACAGGGCTTGCCAATGTTCTGCTGAAATCTCGGTGATTTTTTTAGTAAAAATGGTTTCAGCTAATTGAATCGCTGGCAACAGATTGTATAAATCGCCTGATAAAATTTTGGCCTTGGTATCATTAGTATTAGCAGAAATTAAAGCAGTTAAAAAACTATTACATTGTGAAAAGCCATTTGAGATTTTCCCTTGTAACGTTAAGATTTCAGCAAATTGTTCTTTGCCTTGGGCACTTTCTGGTGTCCATTCTGTGATTAATTGATGGTACTCTTTTGTCTGTTCGGTTAATTGAGTCATTCGTTGGCTAAGTTCTTTGGACTCGCTCCCATTGGGGAAAATACTGTCTAAATCCCATGTAATAGAATAGGTCATATCCAATCCTTCTTTCATTTTTTTCTTTTCAGTATATCATAAGACCTAAGAGAAGTTGTTTCTTTTTCCCTCGAAACCGACTATAATAAAAAAGAATTTTCCGTGGCAGGCACGGGGCAACTTGAAACCAAGAAAAGAGGATTATATGAAAAATTATTTGAAAGATAGTAATTTATATTTAGTCATTGCGTTTGTAATTATGGCCATTTTATTTTTCAGTTCATCACAGACGTATGAACAGCAATCACAAGTTGGTCTTTTAGATAAACTTCTGAGCAGTCATCCTTTTGAAGAACAATTAAAAAATATTTCTTTTCAATATGCTGGCAGTGAAGTGAGCATTCAAGCTAGTGGTTATAGTAAATTTGTTGAATTTTTTATTCGTAAGGGAGCCCATTTTGGTACGTATTTTCTATTAGGTGGTAGTTGGTTTATTGGATTAGTGCCAAGAATCAAAGGTCTGTTTTTAACAGCTGTTGTTTCCTGGCTAGCTGCTACTGGCTATGCAGGTTTAGATGAATTTCATCAAATGATCACAGGCGGAAGGACCCCTCTTTTTCAAGATGTTATGTTGGATGCCATGGGTGCTTTGACAGCCATCGTTATTTGTTTGGTGGTTCATGGTTTGAAGAAAAATAAAAAAAGAAGACGCTAATTTAGAAGAGCTTCGTTTATTCGTCAGAAAGATGGATAAGCGAGGGTCTTTTTTTGGTAGCGCTTGTTCCTAACTGAAAAGAAGAGTAGAATAAAGGAGAATAGTAACGAAAAGTCAGGAGGAATCAAGGATGTCAGGACACAGCAAATGGAGCAACATTCAAGGGCGTAAAAATGCGCAAGATGCCAAACGTGGGAAAATTTTCCAAAAAGTTTCAAGGGAAATCTATATGGCGGCAAAAGCAGGTGGCCCTGACCCCGCAATGAATCCTGCTTTACGTTTAGCAGTCGATAAAGCTAAGTCAGCCAATATGCCCAATGATAATATTGCGCGCGCCATAAAAAAAGCCAGTAGTGCTGGTGAAGGGGAACATTATGACGAGGTAACTTATGAAGGATACGGGCCAGGTGGCGTGGCAGTTTTAGTTCATGCACTAACAGATAACCGCAACCGAACGGCCACCAATGTTCGCGTCGCGTTTACTCGAAATGGTGGCTCTTTAGGTGAAACGGGTTCGGTGAATTATATGTTTGATCGTAAAGGCTATATTGTCATTAAGAGAGAAGATCATGCAATTGAGGAAGACGACATGCTAGAAGTCGTTTTGGAAGCAGGCGGCGAGGATTTAGAAACATCACCAGAAGTATTTGAAATTTACACAGCACCAGAAGATTTTACAGCGGTTCGCGATGCTTTAGAACAAGCAGGTTATTCATTAGCACAAGCTGAATTAACAATGGTTCCGCAAACCTTACTAACCTTGAACGATGAACAAAAAGCGCAATTAGAGAGCTTGGTTGACAAGTTAGAAGACGATGATGATGTGTCAGAAGTATTTACCTCTGCAGAAAATCTATAAAATAAAGGGATGCTTGGCATCCTTTTATTCATAAAATGAAAGCGGATACAGAATGGAGGGCATTTTGAAAAAGAGAATTTGTTTACAAGCAATCAGAGAAGAAGCGGAAGCCTATTATCGTAACGGTGATTTTTATTGCTCGGAAGCGATTGTGGCGACCATTCGGCAACACTTCGATGCGGAGATTCCCATTGAAGCTGTGGCCATGGCTTCTGGGTTTCCTGTAGGTGTTGGAGGAGCGAAGTGTATTTGTGGTGCTCTTTCAGGCGGGGTTATGTGTCTGGGCTACTTTTTTGGTCGGACAGAAGCCAAAGGAGAACAAGTAAATAAAACGATGGCTTTAGCCAACGAATTGCATCAAAGTTTTCGACAAAAGCATCGAGTGGTTTGCTGCAGTATTTTGACAAGTAAAATGACGATGGGTTCACCTGAGCATATGGAACAATGCATTGGCTTTACTGGAGAAATCGCTGAAACAACCGCAAAAATTATTGCACGAGAACTTGCTTACGAATTAGTCTAGTAAAAAATGAGAGAGGAGCAACCAGATTCATTCACCTGAATCTGGTTGCTCCTCTCTCATTTAATACGTAATCAATTAACCAAGTACTTTTTCATAAGCTTCCACTTGAGATAAGACACGTTGGAGCTGTAATTCATTTTCAATATAGTTGATTGAATTACCTAAATCTTCTTGGCGGTTTGTTTCTAAACGATCGACTTCTTTTTTTGCTTCGTTCAATAAGTGTAGAACTTCTTCCTTAGATAACATGTACTCACCTCCTTGCGCAGTTCATCTACTATTAGTGTACTCCTTTTTTTCAAAAAAGGGCAATAATAGGATATTAAAAAACAAAAATAGCGGTTAGAACCGCTATTTTTGTTTACTCATGGCGTTGTTGTGCTAAAATCGCTTCGATTCGTTCTCTTTGATCTGCCAAAAAGTGAGGCAAATAAAGGGGGATTTCATCAAAGTTTGAACTTTGATTTTCATAGGCTTCGGCATCTAGCAGGCCTTTTTGTGTGGCTACTTCAAATAACAAGTGGTTCGGTTCTCTAAAATACAATGATTTGAAAAATTCGCGGTCTTTAATTCCTGAGTTTGTAAAATTCTTTTCCTCTAACAGGCTATCAACTTGCGTTAATTCTTGCGTATCTTCCACCCCAAAGGCGACGTGATGAACGCCACCAATTCCTTCAATGGCAAGCGGATTGGTACGGTCATCAATGATGTGCACCTCTTGATAAAACTGTGGATGATGATTTTCCAGAACGGTTACTTCATGCGCAGTTTCAAAAAAAGGTACTGTTTCTTTTTCATGCCAATGTAAATAATCCACTAAAGGTTGTTTAGTAGCTGCGGCATATTGGACGCGTAATTGAATTGCATCAATGCCTAAAATTGCATGTTCTACTGGAATTTCAGCATGTTCAGCTGGAAAATAATCTTCCGCATTTTCAAATTCACGTAACGGAACAAGCGCCATTTGCGTATTATCGGGCGCTTCAAAACGCAAAATTGGGTGTTGGTTAAATGTTTCCACACCATAGTGGCAGATACCCGCTTGCTCAAGACGTTCTGCCCAAAAATCCAAAGAGGCGCGCGTTGGTACTTTTAAAATAGTTCGTTCAATCGTATTTGTTCCAAAGGATTGATCTTGGCCATCATTCAATTCAAAAAAAGTTAATTCGGTACCTGTTCGTTGCTCATTATCTGAGAAAAACAAGTGATACATGGTGTGGTCATCTTGGTTGATCGTTTTCATTAGTAATTTTAATCCCAGTGTATTATGATAGAAGTCAAATGTAGGCTTTATCAATCGATTTAAAATAGAGATGTGATGAATTTGTGCATACATAGTAAAATTCCTTTCTTGGAGGTTTATTAAATGAAACAATTTTTTCAAAAAGGGTCGAAACCTAATCAATTAGTTGTCGCTTTCCATGGTACTGGTGGCAATGAATATCAATTATTAACGACCATCGCAACCCTTTATCCAGAAGCGAGTGTTCTAAGTTACTTAGGGACAGAAGGTGTAGGCGAACAGCGACGCTTTTTTGCGCCATTAGTCAATGGAGCATTACCTCGTGCTAACTTTGATGAGCGAGTGACGGCGTTTCTAGAAGAAGTTTGGCAACCGCAAAAGTTATACGATGAAGTTATTTTTATAGGGTACTCTAACGGTGCCAATTTTATTTTAGGCCTGTTAGAAAAGAACCCGACTATTGCTAACACTGTTATTTTACTGCATCCAAGCAATTTAGGCTATCAATATGTATCTGGTGAGTTTGCGACAAAAGTGATTGTCACAACAGGGGCTCAGGATGAGTTGAGTATTCCGGGACAAGTTCTTTCTTTAGCTAATCAATTAAAGAAACATTTTCCAGTCGACTTTTTACTAGTGGATGGCGGTCATGGCTTATCAGAAGAAGAAGTAACGAAAATAAAAGAAGTTCTTTAAAAAACAAGCTGCAACCTTTGCTGATAAGTGGTTGCAGCTTGTTTTTTTCTTGTGTGTAACTAAAAATGAATGCCAGTAATTGATAATAGAGAGGACTACAAAATTAACATCTTATTATCTTGAAATAGCTAATTTTATTCTTTAGTCATTAGTATAACGTGACCAACCCCACCACTTAGGCATTAACTCTTTTAACCGAACTATTTCTCGTTTTTGATAATCAACTAAGATTTCTGTATCAGCATTTTTAGGAGAAAGCTGGAGCAATAATTCTCTACAAGCACCACAAGGCATACCAGAAATTCCATTAGGAACATCGTCCCGAAAAGTAATAATTCGTTTAATCACTGTCTGTCCACTATCGGCATACATATTCAAAGCGGCAACTCGTTCTGCACATAAATCTAGAACACCACAACAGCTTTCAAAACAAAAGCCGGTAAATAATTGTCCATCTTCTGCCTCTAGGGCACAGACGACATGGTGTGTGTAAATAAATGGTGTTACTTCTTGAGGATGGTATTCTTTCTTTGCGTATTCATACATTTTTTTCCAAATATCCATGAATAAATTCTCCTTTATTTTTAGTTAGAATTATTATAGCAAATGTTCACACACAAAGAATAAAAAATAGAAGCATAAGAATGGATCATACTGAGATAGTAAGTGATAATCCTTATGCTTCTAAAAAATTATTTGTCAATAATCATTTTCGCAAGGGCAAAGTCTCCTGCGTAAGGTTCATCTACGCCGTTTACTTTTTGATAAAGGTCGGCGCCTTTACCAGCTAAGACAATCGCATCATCAGCCGTTGTGCTTAAAGATAATGCGTGAGCAATTGCTTCGCCACGATCTAAAACGGTGTAAACAGGCATTTCTTTGGTAATATGGGCTTGGATTTCTTGGCAAATTTTTGCTGGATCTTCACTGGCTGGGTCATCGGTTGTTAGGACTGCAACATCAGCCAATTCAGAAAGAACCCTACCAAAGTCTTTGCGGCGAGAAATCGCTTTGTCTCCCGTGCTACCGACAAGAACAATTAAGCGGCCGTCAGGATGTTCTTCACGGACAAAGGTTAAAAGATTCTTCAAACTGTCATAGTTATGAGCGTAATCAACATAGACGGTTGCACCGTTGGTATTCGTTAAAGATTCCATCCGGCCAGGGACGGTGGTTGCTGCGATCCCTTGTTGACACTCTTCTTTTGAAGCTCCCACAAGGACACTAGCGATCGCCGCACTTAACGCATTACCTTTGTTAAAATCACCACCTAAACGAAGGTGATAAGAGCCGGCCAATCCTAACGCATCTGCAGGACTTGC from Enterococcus faecalis includes the following:
- a CDS encoding VanZ family protein; translated protein: MKNYLKDSNLYLVIAFVIMAILFFSSSQTYEQQSQVGLLDKLLSSHPFEEQLKNISFQYAGSEVSIQASGYSKFVEFFIRKGAHFGTYFLLGGSWFIGLVPRIKGLFLTAVVSWLAATGYAGLDEFHQMITGGRTPLFQDVMLDAMGALTAIVICLVVHGLKKNKKRRR
- a CDS encoding MATE family efflux transporter encodes the protein MEQTQQNHFTALFYKNVLLGILSMAAQSIFILADTFFIANGIGTEALAGLNIVLPLVNIINGLGWMFGVGGATLFSTTVAQKEIKKANQYFSLTIGLVFVIGSLFTLVSLIFSDQIIRGLQGTGVLFGLAKEYYMIYLSCSLLFIFNNCLITFLRNDHNPRLATIAFVSGGIVNIILDYVFIYQFGWGMAGAAIATVMSPLTSLILITLHKWSPQRVLRFEKFKVKFQDVREIMSIGFSSFLNEFSSAFVMFLFNIVLLNLVGHVAISAYAIVANLNIIVIAIFTGIGQGAQSLLSRYYGLGETKVLRKFVKLSFITYLVAGFLFFLISQVFTGQIIEVFNSEGNDQLAQIARTAIRLYAISFLFTGLNFMGIYYFSAVRKPKMALMISSLRGFFLIVPVLFILVKLLGLTGVWLAMPVVEFVTFGLMLVGYLAYRNYLKKEKQ
- a CDS encoding VOC family protein encodes the protein MVQALPSNIGIQQVTLKVADLDKMVNFYTKTIGLKLLKQGEGRAWLAPQGTNDAILVLKELTAGEESQGTTGLYHIAFLLPTRKDLGNMLLWLLQENVQIGAADHGYSEALYLSDPENNGIEIYWDKPEEVWDIRPNGEIIGVTEELDGDSLAAEADGHWLGISEGSKIGHIHLKVADLDTTETFYKNLGFGLKSNFGQQAKFFAAGQYHHHIGTNTWSGKQLPTIQENQFGLENYTFRLPTAADLEIVQANAEEAKLHFIAKDHLLALEDPSGMIIQFTY
- a CDS encoding C-GCAxxG-C-C family protein, producing MEGILKKRICLQAIREEAEAYYRNGDFYCSEAIVATIRQHFDAEIPIEAVAMASGFPVGVGGAKCICGALSGGVMCLGYFFGRTEAKGEQVNKTMALANELHQSFRQKHRVVCCSILTSKMTMGSPEHMEQCIGFTGEIAETTAKIIARELAYELV
- a CDS encoding M24 family metallopeptidase, with protein sequence MKRKINYTHIAEPTVFENVFPTYLTNETMMARKQKVLQRMETEKFDQLVFYADKEHGSNFEYLTGFIPRFEEGLLVLNKDGATTLILGNENLKLCQHARISADLIHYPAFSLPNQPMAGEQKLSQIFETLLDETAQKIGIVGWKMFTTQQQEPATMFDVPHFIVEALKKALPKEARLLNGTHLLIGAKGARTTNNANELAHYEYGANLASRSMLKALNAIEVGQRETDIGALLNDEGQTPTVVTIAATGQRFEYANMYPTAKEIQLGDALSLTTGYKGGLSSRTGFVIENEQQLPEAQRDYLERVAKPYFQAVVHWLETIRIGLLGREMYQAIEEQLPKEIYHWHLNPGHLVSDDEWMSSPIYPDSAIRLESGMLFQVDIIPSVPGYTGVSAEECVALADETLQKEIQQTYPDMWQRIATRKAYLKETLKIDLPTEVLPMSNLVGYLRPFYLAKDKALCVEKPALK
- a CDS encoding uracil-DNA glycosylase; its protein translation is MHYPEHLKKAVLAKAKDLPLEGFVEGQGPQQPKVMLIGEAPGKEEIKENVPFIGRSGQLLMEQLQQVGLSRETVYITSAVRSRPFSVKTKQIAKTGERVTKFPNRTPTKEEIKIFAPLLDWEIAVCQPELILTLGNIGLQRLLGPKPTITAVHGTVIQSPIQTFDEQSQNYHWTQKTYQIIPLFHPAAVFYNYRLKEVVKEDWQVVQKQLQLLKKV
- a CDS encoding DeoR/GlpR family DNA-binding transcription regulator, translating into MLIEERLAKIQKIVNEQKSISMEALAEQVSVSKDTIRRDLIRLEKEGHLKRTHGGAISVQSEATIYDYAQRIMKHPEKKQAIAQKVWANIPKQASIFFDSSTTVEAAIRAMENSPIHAITNSLSHALLLAQMDQTKITVLPGQLHKQQLFLFGAETVAKVGEFAPDYTLLGVFALSEQGLFIHTEEEGQVKRRMIQQGKQVIALADQTKLNKTGLFKICELTEIDCLVTDTRPDEKFCEQLAQAGVTLIVADE
- a CDS encoding YebC/PmpR family DNA-binding transcriptional regulator — its product is MSGHSKWSNIQGRKNAQDAKRGKIFQKVSREIYMAAKAGGPDPAMNPALRLAVDKAKSANMPNDNIARAIKKASSAGEGEHYDEVTYEGYGPGGVAVLVHALTDNRNRTATNVRVAFTRNGGSLGETGSVNYMFDRKGYIVIKREDHAIEEDDMLEVVLEAGGEDLETSPEVFEIYTAPEDFTAVRDALEQAGYSLAQAELTMVPQTLLTLNDEQKAQLESLVDKLEDDDDVSEVFTSAENL
- a CDS encoding M3 family oligoendopeptidase, encoding MKEGLDMTYSITWDLDSIFPNGSESKELSQRMTQLTEQTKEYHQLITEWTPESAQGKEQFAEILTLQGKISNGFSQCNSFLTALISANTNDTKAKILSGDLYNLLPAIQLAETIFTKKITEISAEHWQALLAEEPFKTMAFRLNELRRDGKKLLSEQEENIINTLSLDGLNAWSTHYDTIVASIVIPFEEKDGSVTELSAGQAFNRMMGDPDKEVRQRLFTAWEKAWSGKASILADTLNHLDGFRLSDYKLHGTTDYLENPLNYNRMSQETLTVMWETIQKNKQPFVDFLTRKAQLFGKEKMDWQDQDAPIILGDLEEKTYSFDQAAAFILENFRKFSPKMADFAQMAFEKSWIEAEDRPGKRPGGYCTELPETQESRIFMTFGNSINEVATLAHELGHAFHSSVMWDLPSLNREYAMNVAETASTFAELIVADATLKEAKSDVEKINLLDTKMQNAIAMFMNIHARFIFENNFYQARQKGLVAEEDITELMLAAQKESYKDSLGSYHPHFWASKLHFFIDDVPFYNFPYTFGYLFSMGIYAYANQQGSSFEDQYIALLRDTASMTSEELAKKHLNVDLTKPDFWQAGIDQVLKDVEQFMTLTENYVN